In a single window of the Drosophila subpulchrella strain 33 F10 #4 breed RU33 chromosome X, RU_Dsub_v1.1 Primary Assembly, whole genome shotgun sequence genome:
- the LOC119556495 gene encoding uncharacterized protein LOC119556495, translated as MPGAPWLSVAFVACLIVASVNANGFSTQYRGHTQHPTIPEHCLYEELDLAVPLHGYLLPTGHHDYCIRLECTDDYLLLIRHCDKGPYPRPGCQFSASDYDLEYPACCPQLECSGGF; from the exons ATGCCTGGAGCGCCTTGGTTGTCCGTGGCTTTCGTGGCCTGTTTAATTGTTGCTTCCGTAAACGCCAATGGCTTCAGCACCCAGTACAGGGGCCACACGCAGCACCCCACCATTCCGGAGCACTGCCTCTACGAGGAGCTGGATCTAGCCGTGCCACTCCATGGCTACCTTCTGCCCACCGGACACCATGACTACTGCATCCGGCTGGAGTGCACCGATGACTACCTGCTCCTGATCCGACA CTGCGACAAAGGGCCGTATCCTCGACCCGGCTGCCAGTTCTCCGCCAGCGACTACGACCTTGAGTATCCCGCCTGCTGCCCCCAACTCGAGTGTTCCGGCGGATTCTAG
- the LOC119557637 gene encoding signal recognition particle receptor subunit alpha homolog, whose translation MLDFVVIFTKGGVVLWHSSATESSFASCINSLIRGVILEDRNTEAKYFEEDHLAVQFKLDNELDLVYAAIFQKVIKLNYLDGFLADMQAAFKDKFGGIPSAERLGNEYDFDREYRRVLSAAEEASAKQVKAPKAMRSYNESQKSKKTVASMIQDDKKPVEKRVNIQESPPSSKSQPSSPPENGASMDDIIRENRRKLREKLTPTKKTSPGDPRPSKTTASEKAGKKPRVWDLGGNSKDAVNLDRSKDTPEDVQYQNINSELVGTMQGVIRDLDVESEDDAENEEESSDEEEEEELVQSKKNKRGGLLSYFKGIVGAKTMSLADLQPALEKMRDHLISKNVATEIAAKLCDSVATSLDGKQMGTFDSIASQVKEALTQSLVRILSPKRRIDIIRDALESKRNGRPYTIIFCGVNGVGKSTNLAKICFWLIENDFNVLIAACDTFRAGAVEQLRTHTRHLNALHPATKHDGRTMVQLYEKGYGKDAAGIAMEAIKFAHDTRVDVVLVDTAGRMQDNEPLMRSLSKLIKVNNPDLVLFVGEALVGNEAVDQLVKFNQSLADYSSNENPHIIDGIVLTKFDTIDDKVGAAISMTYITGQPIVFVGTGQTYADLKAINVNAVVNSLMK comes from the exons ATGTTGGACTTTGTGGTGATATTCACCAAGGGCGGCGTGGTGCTGTGGCACTCGTCAGCCACCGAAAGCAGCTTTGCCTCCTGCATAAACAGCCTGATACGTGGCGTCATCCTGGAG GACCGGAACACAGAGGCCAAGTACTTCGAGGAGGATCACCTGGCCGTGCAGTTCAAGCTGGACAACGAACTGGATCTGGTCTACGCGGCCATTTTCCAGAAGGTGATCAAACTGAACTACCTGGATGGCTTTCTGGCCGACATGCAGGCGGCCTTCAAGGACAAGTTCGGCGGCATTCCGTCCGCGGAGCGACTGGGCAACGAGTACGACTTTGACCGGGAGTACCGACGCGTGCTCAGTGCCGCCGAGGAGGCATCCGCCAAGCAGGTGAAGGCCCCCAAGGCCATGCGCTCCTACAATGAGTCGCAAAAGTCAAAGAAGACCGTCGCCTCGATGATCCAGGACGACAAGAAGCCGGTGGAGAAGCGTGTCAACATCCAGGAGAGCCCACCGTCCTCCAAGTCGCAACCATCGTCGCCGCCAGAGAACGGCGCCTCCATGGACGACATCATACGCGAGAATCGTCGCAAGCTGCGCGAGAAGCTCACGCCCACCAAGAAGACCTCGCCGGGTGATCCCCGGCCCAGCAAGACGACGGCCTCCGAGAAGGCCGGCAAGAAGCCGCGCGTCTGGGATCTGGGCGGCAACTCAAAGGATGCCGTCAACCTTGATCGCTCCAAGGATACGCCCGAGGATGTGCAGTACCAGAACATCAATAGCGAG CTGGTGGGCACTATGCAGGGCGTGATCCGCGACCTGGACGTGGAGAGCGAGGACGATGCGGAGAACGAGGAGGAGTCCTctgacgaggaggaggaggaggagctggTGCAGTCCAAGAAGAACAAACGCGGCGGCCTGCTCTCCTACTTCAAGGGCATTGTGGGCGCCAAGACCATGTCGCTGGCCGATCTGCAACCGGCGCTGGAGAAGATGCGCGACCATTTGATATCAAAGAACGTGGCCACAGAGATTGCGGCCAAGCTGTGCGATTCGGTGGCCACCAGTCTGGATGGCAAGCAGATGGGCACCTTCGACAGCATCGCCAGCCAGGTGAAGGAGGCCCTGACCCAGTCGCTGGTGAGGATTCTCTCGCCAAAGCGGCGCATCGACATCATTCGCGATGCCCTGGAATCGAAGCGCAATGGCCGTCCGTACACGATCATCTTTTGCGGCGTAAATGGCGTGGGCAAGTCCACCAATCTGGCCAAGATCTGCTTCTGGCTGATCGAGAACGACTTCAACGTTTTGATCGCCGCCTGCGATACTTTCCGCGCCGGTGCCGTCGAGCAGCTGCGCACACACACCCGCCACCTGAACGCCCTGCATCCGGCGACCAAGCACGATGGCCGCACCATGGTGCAGCTGTACGAGAAGGGCTATGGCAAGGATGCGGCCGGCATTGCCATGGAGGCCATCAAGTTCGCCCACGACACACGGGTGGATGTGGTGCTCGTGGACACTGCGGGACGCATGCAGGACAATGAGCCGCTGATGCGATCGCTGTCCAAGCTGATCAAGGTGAACAACCCGGATCTGGTGCTCTTCGTGGGCGAGGCCCTGGTGGGCAACGAGGCCGTCGACCAGCTGGTCAAGTTCAACCAGTCGCTGGCCGACTACTCCTCCAACGAGAACCCGCACATCATCGACGGCATCGTGCTGACCAAGTTCGACACCATTGACGACAAGGTGGGCGCCGCCATCTCCATGACCTACATCACCGGCCAGCCAATTGTGTTCGTGGGCACGGGCCAGACGTACGCCGACCTCAAGGCTATCAACGTTAACGCCGTGGTCAACTCCCTGATGAAGTAG
- the LOC119556497 gene encoding la1-like protein 13 encodes MKSVTFVLCLIVLGAHSLVVFGADCEISGQKLKTGETYSPEGRCLQYTCQGPKKLSALTCPSVATLKPCKMQEDLTKPYPGCCPRFDC; translated from the exons ATGAAATCGGTTACGTTCGTACTCTGCCTGATAGTTCTTGGCGCCCACTCGCTCGTCGTTTTCGGCG CGGACTGTGAGATCAGCGGCCAGAAGCTGAAGACCGGAGAGACTTATAGCCCGGAAGGACGCTGTTTGCAGTACACCTGCCAGGGGCCCAAGAAACTCTCCGCCCTGAC ATGCCCTTCGGTGGCCACTTTGAAGCCCTGCAAAATGCAGGAGGACCTGACCAAGCCATATCCCGGCTGTTGTCCCAGGTTCGATTGCTAG
- the LOC119556224 gene encoding kinesin-like protein Klp10A, with the protein MDMITVGQSVKIKRTDGRVHMAVVAVINQSGKCITVEWYERGETKGKEVELEAILTLNPELLQDTVEQHAAPEPKKQATAPMNLSRNPTQSAIGGNLTSRMTMAGNMLNKIQETQTIPHPLGNSNSGNTNSNSNATAGGGGGGTTTTTTTTTTGLQRPRYSQNVTGQQQTRIASAVPNNTLPNPGAGATANVPAAQTAAAPASNTTQGAGGSRRSHALKEVERLKENREKRRARQAEMKEEKVALMNQDPGNPNWETAQMIREYQGTLEFVPLLDGQAVDDHQITVCVRKRPVSRKEVNRKEIDVISVPRKDMLIVHEPRSKVDLTKFLENHKFRFDYAFNDTCDNAMVYKYTAKPLVKTIFEGGMATCFAYGQTGSGKTHTMGGEFNGKVQDCKNGIYAMAAKDVFVTLNMPRYRSMNLVVSASFFEIYSGKVFDLLADKQKLRVLEDGKQQVQVVGLTEKVVDSVEEVLKLIQHGNAARTSGQTSANSNSSRSHAVFQIVLRPMGTTKIHGKFSFIDLAGNERGVDTSSADRQTRMEGAEINKSLLALKECIRALGKQSAHLPFRVSKLTQVLRDSFIGEKSKTCMIAMISPGLSSCEHTLNTLRYADRVKELVVKDIAEVGPGGDRDVIEVMDDEEEEELNLVHSHSHQMLQNSHAPTSQSQHNQRVGGGGPGSHHSGIHNNNNNNNKNGNAGNMDLAMLSSLSEHEMSDELIVQHQAIDDLQQTEEMVVEYHRTVNATLETFLSESKALYNLTNYVDYDQDSYCKRGESMFSQLLDIAIQCRDMMAEYRAKLAKEEMLSCSFNSPNGKR; encoded by the exons ATGGACATGATTACGGTGGGGCAGAGCGTCAAGATCAAGCGGACGGACGGACGCGTCCACATGGCCGTGGTGGCGGTGATCAATCAGTCGGGCAAGTGCATCACAGTCGAATGGTATGAGCGCGGCGAAACCAAGGGCAAGGAGGTGGAACTGGAGGCCATACTCACGCTCAATCCTGAGCTGCTGCAGGACACCGTGGAGCAGCATGCCGCACCGGAGCCCAAGAAGCAGGCCACCGCACCGATGAACCTATCGCGCAATCCCACACAATCGGCCATCGGTGGCAATCTCACCAGCCGCATGACCATGGCCGGCAACATGCTGAACAAGATCCAGGAGACCCAAACGATCCCACATCCGCTGGGCAACAGCAATAGCGGCAATACAAACAGCAACTCGAACGCCACGGccggtggaggaggaggaggcacCACAACCACTACAACTACTACAACAACTGGATTACAGCGACCACGCTATTCGCAGAACGTGACTGGCCAGCAGCAGACGAGGATCGCCTCGGCAGTGCCCAATAACACATTGCCCAACCCCGGAGCGGGAGCCACTGCCAATGTTCCGGCGGCACAAACAGCCGCTGCTCCGGCCAGCAACACGACCCAGGGAGCCGGCGGCTCACGGCGGTCGCATGCATTGAAGGAGGTGGAGCGGCTGAAGGAGAACCGCGAGAAGCGTCGCGCCCGCCAGGCCGAGATGAAGGAGGAGAAGGTGGCCCTGATGAACCAGGATCCGGGCAATCCCAACTGGGAGACGGCGCAGATGATACGCGAGTACCAGGGCACGCTGGAGTTTGTCCCGCTGCTCGATGGACAGGCCGTCGATGACCATCAGATCACCGTGTGTGTGCGCAAGCGACCCGTCAGCCGCAAGGAGGTCAACCGCAAGGAGATCGACGTCATCTCGGTGCCGCGCAAGGACATGCTCATCGTGCACGAGCCGCGCAGCAAGGTCGACCTCACAAAGTTCCTGGAGAACCACAAGTTTCGCTTCGACTACGCCTTCAACGACACTTGCGACAATGCCATGGTATACAA ATACACAGCCAAGCCTTTGGTTAAGACTATTTTCGAGGGGGGAATGGCGACGTGCTTCGCCTACGGCCAGACGGGATCCGGCAAGACGCACACAATGGGCGGCGAGTTCAATGGAAAGGTGCAGGACTGCAAGAACGGCATCTACGCTATGGCGGCCAAGGACGTTTTTGTAACCCTCAATATGCCGCGTTACCGCTCCATGAATCTAGTCGTTTCGGCCAGTTTCTTTGAGATTTATAGCGGCAAG GTATTCGATCTTCTGGCCGACAAGCAAAAGCTGCGCGTCCTCGAGGACGGCAAGCAGCAGGTGCAGGTGGTGGGCCTCACCGAGAAGGTGGTGGACAGTGTGGAGGAGGTGCTGAAGCTAATCCAGCACGGCAACGCTGCCCGCACCTCTGGCCAAACATCGGCCAACTCGAACTCGTCGCGTTCGCATGCCGTCTTCCAGATCGTCCTGCGACCAATGGGCACAACAAAGATCCATGGCAAGTTCTCGTTCATCGATTTGGCGGGCAATGAGCGTGGCGTGGACACCTCATCGGCCGATCGGCAGACACGCATGGAGGGTGCCGAGATCAACAAATCGCTGCTGGCGCTCAAAGAGTGTATCCGTGCGCTGGGCAAACAGTCGGCCCACTTGCCCTTCCGTGTCTCCAAGCTGACACAGGTGCTGCGCGACTCGTTCATTGGCGAGAAGAGCAAGACCTGCATGATCGCCATGATCTCGCCGGGACTGAGCTCCTGCGAGCACACGCTCAACACGCTGCGCTATGCGGATCGTGTCAAGGAGCTGGTGGTCAAGGATATCGCCGAGGTTGGCCCCGGCGGCGATCGCGATGTCATCGAGGTAATggacgacgaggaggaggaggaactTAATCTGGTGCATTCGCACTCGCATCAGATGCTCCAGAATTCGCATGCGCCGACCTCACAGTCGCAGCACAACCAGCGTGTCGGCGGTGGCGGACCTGGCTCCCATCACTCGGGCATTcataacaacaataataacaacaacaagaacggAAACGCTGGCAACATGGACCTGGCCATGCTGAGTTCGCTGAGC GAACACGAGATGTCCGATGAGTTGATTGTGCAGCACCAGGCCATCGACGACCTGCAGCAGACGGAGGAGATGGTGGTGGAGTACCACCGCACCGTGAACGCCACCCTGGAGACCTTCCTGTCCGAATCGAAGGCGCTGTACAACCTAACCAACTATGTGGACTACGACCAGGACTCGTACTGCAAGCGGGGCGAGTCGATGTTCTCGCAGCTGCTGGACATCGCCATCCAGTGCCGGGACATGATGGCCGAGTACCGCGCCAAGTTGGCCAAGGAGGAGATGCTCTCGTGCAGTTTCAACTCGCCGAACGGCAAGCGTTAG
- the LOC119556225 gene encoding uncharacterized protein LOC119556225: MPKFPTKRFNNEAARNSHTPNIARYTNSRALRSVYCQLPGAVGGQRAGGASEAGVATAPATTAQEQPTTPPPPPAPRVWNCNKPKVAKPANRTYNVYAKRQANSMGKERSKMSIRQWAHPPYPVHRSKEERNRQKERPRNFDAFFVPFEPLKSLSQSFFVPLDDNREMPQPRRQRTKEEILSAEAAVQEEPPSRSFQRLLPAGERYALKIAEMASLVAKAKCHQRILKASEEMEVDDGRLMLQRSRTETLFSTFDCDELLYKYACHLPYVRDPANPNGTRPRLPRYPSQLTI, translated from the coding sequence ATGCCTAAATTTCCGACCAAACGTTTCAACAACGAAGCTGCTCGCAACAGCCACACACCGAATATCGCGAGGTATACCAACTCACGGGCTCTGCGCTCCGTCTACTGCCAGTTGCCTGGTGCGGTGGGCGGCCAGAGAGCAGGTGGAGCAAGTGAAGCTGGTGTTGCAACTGCGCCGGCCACAACGGCGCAGGAACAACCAaccacaccaccaccaccaccagcaccacGCGTGTGGAACTGCAACAAGCCCAAGGTGGCGAAGCCAGCGAATAGGACCTACAACGTCTATGCCAAACGGCAGGCAAATTCCATGGGCAAAGAGAGATCCAAGATGAGCATCAGGCAGTGGGCACATCCCCCGTATCCCGTGCATCGTTCCAAGGAGGAGAGGAACAGACAGAAAGAAAGACCACGCAACTTTGATGCGTTCTTTGTGCCCTTCGAACCACTGAAGTCCTTGAGCCAGTCGTTCTTTGTGCCGCTAGATGACAATCGAGAAATGCCCCAACCCAGGCGTCAGAGAACCAAAGAAGAGATCCTCTCAGCAGAGGCTGCAGTCCAGGAGGAGCCGCCTTCTAGATCCTTTCAGCGGCTGCTCCCAGCGGGAGAGCGTTATGCTCTGAAGATCGCCGAAATGGCTAGCCTGGTGGCAAAGGCCAAGTGCCACCAGCGGATTCTGAAGGCCAGCGAGGAGATGGAAGTGGATGATGGGCGACTGATGCTCCAACGCTCCCGCACGGAGACGCTCTTCTCGACCTTCGACTGCGACGAGCTGCTGTACAAGTACGCCTGTCATCTGCCCTATGTCCGGGATCCGGCGAATCCCAACGGTACACGGCCGAGGCTGCCACGATATCCGTCCCAATTGACGATCTAA
- the LOC119556494 gene encoding secreted protein C: MDIMDIQAVESKLSDVTVTPIPRSQVQNFYNYQQQREQREQQPQIQISAIHHSRGSGGGGGGSGSANSATDYSTGSGGKRERERSSVNDYGSSSSSKQSSAAAANAAATAAAVAALQYSPQFLQAQLALLQQQSNTTATPAAAAAAALSLANMCSSNGGQRNSGSGAPSASNGQSMGLNLSSSQLKYPPPSTSPVVVTTQTSANITTPLTSTASLPSVGPSNGLTKYAQLLAVIEEMGRDIRPTYTGSRSSTERLKRGIVHARILVRECLMETERAARQ, from the coding sequence ATGGACATCATGGACATCCAGGCCGTAGAGTCCAAGCTGAGTGACGTCACGGTGACACCGATTCCACGCAGCCAGGTGCAGAATTTCTACAACTACCAGCAGCAGCGGGAGCAGCGCGAGCAGCAGCCCCAGATCCAGATATCGGCCATCCATCACTCGCGTGGTTCCGGCGGTGGGGGCGGTGGATCCGGATCCGCTAACTCGGCCACCGACTACTCGACGGGCAGCGGGGGAAAGCGGGAGCGGGAACGCTCCTCGGTGAACGACTACGGCAGCAGCTCGTCCAGCAAACAGAGCTCCGCTGCGGCGGCCAATGCAGCTGCCACTGCCGCAGCCGTCGCCGCCCTCCAGTACTCCCCGCAGTTCCTCCAGGCCCAGTTGGCCCTCCTCCAGCAGCAGTCGAACACCACGGCCACGCCGgccgctgccgccgctgcAGCCCTCTCCCTGGCCAACATGTGCTCCAGCAATGGTGGGCAGAGGAATTCCGGCTCCGGCGCACCCTCCGCCAGCAATGGCCAGAGCATGGGCCTCAATCTGAGCTCCTCGCAGCTGAAATACCCGCCGCCCTCCACCTCGCCCGTGGTGGTGACCACCCAGACGTCGGCCAACATCACCACGCCGCTGACCTCTACGGCCAGCCTGCCGTCCGTGGGCCCCAGCAACGGGCTGACCAAGTACGCCCAGCTGTTGGCCGTCATCGAGGAGATGGGACGCGACATCAGGCCCACGTACACGGGCTCGCGCAGCTCCACGGAGCGGCTCAAGCGCGGCATTGTCCATGCCCGCATCCTGGTGCGCGAATGCCTCATGGAGACGGAGCGAGCGGCGCGCCAATGA
- the LOC119557864 gene encoding 26S proteasome regulatory subunit 6B has protein sequence MPYNMDVLMPEKDELSDLKPKDAHSSLDELDMEDLYVRYKKLQKTLEFIEVQEEYIKDEQRNLKKEYLHAQEEVKRIQSVPLVIGQFLEAVDQNTGIVGSTTGSNYYVRILSTIDRELLKPSASVALHKHSNALVDVLPPEADSSISMLQPDEKPDVSYADIGGMDMQKQEIREAVELPLTHFELYKQIGIDPPRGVLMYGPPGCGKTMLAKAVAHHTTASFIRVVGSEFVQKYLGEGPRMVRDVFRLAKENAPAIIFIDEIDAIATKRFDAQTGADREVQRILLELLNQMDGFDQTTNVKVIMATNRADTLDPALLRPGRLDRKIEFPLPDRRQKRLVFSTITSKMNLSEDVDLEEFVARPDKISGADINAICQEAGMHAVRENRYIVLAKDFEKGYKNNIKKDEQEHEFYK, from the exons ATGCCGTACAACATGGACGTTCTGATGCCGGAGAAG GACGAGCTCTCCGACTTGAAACCCAAGGATGCACACAGTTCCCTGGACGAACTGGACATGGAGGATCTGTATGTGCGCTACAAG AAACTGCAAAAGACCCTGGAGTTCATCGAGGTGCAGGAGGAGTACATCAAGGATGAGCAGCGGAATCTGAAGAAGGAGTACCTCCATGCCCAGGAGGAGGTGAAGCGCATCCAGTCCGTGCCGCTGGTGATCGGCCAGTTCCTGGAGGCCGTCGACCAAAACACAGGCATCGTGGGCTCCACCACCGGCTCCAACTACTATGTGCGCATCCTGTCCACCATCGATCGGGAGCTGTTGAAGCCCTCCGCCTCGGTGGCCCTGCACAAGCACAGCAACGCCCTGGTGGACGTGCTGCCGCCAGAGGCGGATAGCTCCATTTCGATGCTGCAGCCGGATGAGAAGCCCGATGTGAGCTATGCGGACATTGGTGGCATGGACATGCAGAAGCAGGAGATTCGGGAGGCCGTCGAGCTGCCGCTGACTCACTTCGAGCTGTACAAGCAGATCGGTATCGATCCGCCGCGCGGTGTCCTCATGTACGGACCGCCAGGATGCGGCAAGACCATGTTGGCCAAGGCGGTGGCCCATCACACAACGGCCTCGTTCATCCGCGTGGTCGGATCGGAGTTCGTGCAGAAGTATCTCGGCGAGGGGCCACGCATGGTGCGCGACGTCTTCCGGCTGGCCAAGGAGAACGCACCGGCCATCATCTTCATCGACGAGATCGATGCCATTGCCACCAAGCGTTTCGATGCCCAAACGGGTGCCGATCGCGAGGTGCAGCGCATCCTGctggagctgctcaaccagATGGACGGCTTCGATCAGACCACCAATGTTAAGGTGATCATGGCCACCAACAGGGCGGATACTCTGGATCCGGCCCTGCTGCGTCCCGGTCGTCTGGACCGAAAGATCGAGTTCCCGCTGCCCGATCGTCGCCAGAAGCGACTCGTCTTCTCCACCATCACCTCGAAGATGAACCTCAGTGAGGACGTAGATCTCGAGGAGTTTGTGGCGCGGCCGGACAAGATCTCTGGTGCCGATATAAACGCCATTTGCCAGGAGGCTGGCATGCACGCGGTGCGCGAGAACCGCTACATCGTCCTGGCCAAGGACTTCGAGAAGGGCTATAAGAACAACATCAAGAAGGACGAGCAGGAGCACGAGTTCTACAAATAG